The Streptomyces laurentii genome contains a region encoding:
- a CDS encoding SNARE associated golgi family protein (SNARE associated Golgi family protein [Streptomyces fulvissimus DSM40593];~SNARE associated Golgi protein; pfam09335;~UniProt-pubmed:11572948; UniProt-pubmed:20624727; UniProt-pubmed:21463507; UniProt-pubmed:18375553; UniProt-pubmed:20581206; UniProt-pubmed:12000953; UniProt-pubmed:20064060; UniProt-pubmed:21551298;~identified by MetaGeneAnnotator; putative), which produces MNVLDGTGWSLASLTASPWIYAVVSTSILLDVFLPVLPSGILVVTAATASASAVVAGGASGAAAAQGPYAPGLLPLLLCAAAASFLGDLAAYRLARRGEGRIARAAARSRRLATARTRLGDALARGGGPLVVLARFAPAGRSVVAFGAGATGRPARDFLPWSALAATVWAGYGVGLGRLGGHWLGATWLGACVPVLALFLAGSLAALTLRRTAKARSARSRPAGPGVGVGAGAPTPAPAAPAA; this is translated from the coding sequence GTGAACGTGCTCGACGGCACGGGGTGGTCACTGGCGTCGCTGACCGCGAGCCCGTGGATCTACGCGGTGGTGTCGACGTCCATCCTGCTCGACGTGTTCCTGCCGGTGCTGCCCAGCGGCATCCTCGTCGTCACCGCCGCCACCGCGTCCGCCTCGGCCGTCGTCGCGGGCGGGGCGAGCGGGGCCGCCGCGGCGCAGGGCCCGTACGCCCCCGGCCTGCTCCCGCTGCTGCTCTGCGCGGCCGCGGCCTCGTTCCTCGGCGATCTCGCCGCGTACCGGCTGGCCCGGCGCGGCGAGGGCCGGATCGCCCGTGCCGCCGCGCGCTCGCGCCGGCTGGCCACGGCGCGGACCCGGCTCGGCGACGCGCTCGCCCGGGGCGGCGGCCCGCTCGTCGTCCTCGCCCGCTTCGCGCCCGCCGGACGCTCGGTGGTCGCCTTCGGCGCGGGCGCGACCGGGCGCCCCGCGCGCGACTTCCTGCCCTGGTCGGCCCTGGCGGCCACGGTGTGGGCGGGGTACGGCGTGGGGCTCGGCAGGCTCGGCGGCCACTGGCTGGGCGCGACCTGGCTGGGCGCCTGCGTCCCGGTCCTGGCCCTGTTCCTGGCGGGCTCGCTCGCGGCCCTCACCCTCCGGCGCACGGCCAAGGCGCGCTCGGCCCGGTCTCGCCCCGCGGGCCCTGGCGTGGGCGTGGGTGCGGGTGCGCCTACTCCTGCTCCTGCGGCTCCGGCTGCCTGA
- a CDS encoding hypothetical protein (DUF2277 domain-containing protein [Streptomyces albus J1074];~Uncharacterized conserved protein (DUF2277); pfam10041;~identified by MetaGeneAnnotator; putative) yields the protein MCRSIKTLRPPALPHEATGDDIHAAALQYVRKVSGFRAPAAHNQEVFDRAVEEVAAATARLLADLEVRGAHPVRQPEPQEQE from the coding sequence ATGTGCCGAAGCATCAAGACCCTCCGCCCGCCCGCGCTGCCCCACGAGGCCACCGGGGACGACATTCACGCGGCCGCGCTCCAGTACGTCCGCAAGGTCTCCGGCTTCCGCGCCCCCGCCGCGCACAACCAAGAGGTGTTCGACCGCGCCGTCGAGGAGGTCGCGGCGGCCACCGCCCGGCTCCTCGCCGATCTGGAGGTACGCGGAGCGCACCCCGTCAGGCAGCCGGAGCCGCAGGAGCAGGAGTAG
- a CDS encoding hypothetical protein (identified by MetaGeneAnnotator; putative;~sequence version:1), whose protein sequence is MQAQPEAGDLVRDTATGRVGFYVDRVGGRFVIRPVRGGLEWHAEPADVQLATPLRELRARAAEINARSRRGWGT, encoded by the coding sequence GTGCAGGCACAGCCCGAGGCCGGTGATCTCGTGCGGGACACGGCCACCGGAAGGGTCGGTTTCTACGTCGACAGGGTCGGCGGCCGTTTCGTCATCCGGCCGGTGCGCGGCGGCCTGGAATGGCACGCCGAACCCGCCGACGTCCAGCTCGCGACGCCCCTGCGGGAGCTCCGGGCCCGCGCCGCCGAGATCAACGCCCGCAGCAGACGGGGCTGGGGCACCTGA
- a CDS encoding gntR family transcriptional regulator (2SCD46.29, possible GntR-family regulatory protein,len: 252 aa; similarto many regulators of possible integrative plasmid origin e.g. TR:Q07191 (EMBL:Z19589) from plasmid pSAM2 of Streptomyces ambofaciens (259 aa) fasta scores; opt: 475, z-score: 554.1, E(): 2.1e-23, 34.6% identity in 246 aa overlap and TR:Q9X8D2 (EMBL:AL049573) KorSA, regulatory protein from Streptomyces coelicolor (259 aa) fasta scores; opt: 485, z-score: 565.6, E(): 4.9e-24, 35.0% identity in 257 aa overlap. Contains Pfam match to entry PF00392 gntR, Bacterial regulatory proteins, gntR family.;~DNA-binding site [nucleotide binding];~GntR family transcriptional regulator [Streptomyces coelicolor A3(2)];~Transcriptional regulators [Transcription]; COG2188;~UTRA domain; pfam07702;~Winged helix-turn-helix (WHTH) DNA-binding domain of the GntR family of transcriptional regulators; cd07377;~identified by MetaGeneAnnotator; putative): MPDHGGDRRPKYQRIADELRTAMDAGAFAPGDRLPGENDLMAAHGVARMTARQALSVLRAEGLAEARKGVGVFVRSFRPLRRRGVTRLSRERWGNGRSVWSADLGDRTLVVDRVEVSAAAPAGPRVARALGLDSPEAPVCVRRRRFVLDGKPVLLAVSYLPAPFTEGTAITEPDTGPGGTYARLAEHGHRPVRFREEIRCRMPTPAETTGLALEPGTPVILICRTAVTETGVAVEFNEMTLDASTYVLEYDFEA; this comes from the coding sequence ATGCCTGACCACGGCGGCGACCGGAGGCCCAAGTACCAGCGCATCGCGGACGAGTTGAGAACCGCGATGGATGCGGGCGCCTTCGCGCCCGGCGACCGGCTCCCGGGCGAGAACGATCTGATGGCCGCGCACGGCGTGGCCCGGATGACCGCCCGCCAGGCCCTGTCCGTGCTGCGCGCCGAAGGCCTGGCCGAGGCCCGCAAGGGTGTCGGGGTCTTCGTCCGCTCGTTCCGCCCGCTGCGCCGCCGGGGCGTCACCCGGCTGTCGCGCGAACGGTGGGGCAACGGCCGTTCGGTCTGGTCGGCCGACCTCGGCGACCGCACCCTCGTGGTGGACCGGGTCGAGGTGTCCGCGGCCGCCCCGGCGGGCCCGCGGGTGGCCCGGGCGCTCGGCCTGGACTCCCCCGAGGCGCCGGTCTGCGTCCGCCGGCGGCGCTTCGTCCTGGACGGCAAGCCGGTGCTGCTCGCGGTCTCGTACCTGCCGGCCCCGTTCACCGAGGGCACCGCGATCACCGAACCGGACACCGGGCCGGGCGGCACCTACGCCCGGCTGGCGGAGCACGGCCACCGGCCGGTCCGCTTCCGCGAGGAGATCCGCTGCCGGATGCCGACCCCGGCCGAGACCACCGGGCTCGCCCTCGAACCGGGCACGCCGGTGATCCTGATCTGCCGAACGGCCGTGACGGAGACGGGAGTCGCGGTCGAGTTCAACGAGATGACGCTGGACGCGTCCACGTACGTGCTGGAGTACGACTTCGAGGCCTGA
- a CDS encoding hypothetical protein (identified by MetaGeneAnnotator; putative;~sequence version:1), with amino-acid sequence MSVGSVPWFPREVTSLCVGAAAAPAEQGGILPGMDDMGDGPEVPPHNGEMTPKAYVDERLGQYQAWYDRKATKMKAMHLRMRTVSVVGAALVPVLVNLDLGFARVTATVLSVVVVASVSLESVYRYREQWKNYRSTEQLLGHERVYFAARVGPYHKLSGREAFTTLVARVEKAIASENSATLNVMTLGGQVNAELQQYGLPAQRDASVAPSVPAPVPDTAPTPEAAVPAPAPATGTVAGA; translated from the coding sequence GTGTCGGTCGGGTCGGTTCCATGGTTCCCCCGTGAGGTGACGTCCCTGTGCGTCGGTGCCGCGGCGGCGCCGGCAGAGCAGGGTGGCATACTCCCCGGCATGGACGACATGGGGGACGGGCCGGAAGTGCCGCCGCACAACGGGGAGATGACGCCGAAGGCGTACGTCGACGAGCGGCTCGGGCAGTATCAGGCGTGGTACGACCGCAAGGCCACCAAGATGAAGGCGATGCATCTGCGGATGCGGACCGTGTCGGTGGTCGGGGCGGCGCTCGTGCCCGTACTCGTGAATCTGGACCTGGGGTTCGCGCGGGTCACGGCCACCGTGCTCAGTGTGGTCGTGGTCGCGTCGGTGTCGCTGGAGAGCGTCTACCGCTATCGCGAGCAGTGGAAGAACTACCGCTCCACCGAGCAACTCCTCGGCCACGAGAGGGTCTACTTCGCCGCGCGGGTCGGTCCGTATCACAAGCTCTCCGGGCGGGAGGCGTTCACGACGCTCGTCGCGCGCGTGGAGAAGGCGATCGCCAGCGAGAACTCGGCGACGCTCAACGTGATGACCCTGGGCGGGCAGGTCAACGCCGAGTTGCAGCAGTACGGGCTGCCCGCGCAGCGTGACGCGAGCGTGGCCCCGTCCGTACCCGCGCCCGTGCCGGACACCGCACCCACGCCGGAAGCCGCGGTCCCGGCCCCCGCTCCCGCGACCGGAACCGTCGCCGGCGCGTGA